A window from Nycticebus coucang isolate mNycCou1 chromosome X, mNycCou1.pri, whole genome shotgun sequence encodes these proteins:
- the LOC128577236 gene encoding histone-lysine N-methyltransferase PRDM7-like, producing MSPPREASASGQHSRQKSDCEKCQNFFLDHCAVHGPPIFVKDTAVDVGHPNRAALTLPPGLSITQLGIPRAGLGEWNKASELQLGLNFGPYEGQITEDEGAPRSGYAWQITKGRNCYEIADGKDQSRGNWMRCKAVESSMSIMLSGLLQSEVPQSTCRRHPLLSDLPRNIWKKAPWTRESLPWLSESGATTF from the exons ATGTCCCCTCCCAGAGAAGCAAGTGCCTCTGGACAGCACTCTAGACAGAAGTCAG ATTGTGAGAAGTGTCAGAACTTCTTCCTTGACCACTGTGCTGTTCATGGGCCCCCTATATTTGTAAAGGACACTGCAGTGGACGTGGGGCATCCCAACCGCGCAGCCCTGACCCTGCCCCCTGGGCTGAGTATTACACAATTGGGCATCCCTCGGGCTGGGCTTGGAGAATGGAATAAGGCATCTGAGTTGCAACTGGGGCTGAACTTTGGCCCTTATGAGGGCCAGATCACTGAAGATGAAGGGGCACCCAGAAGTGGATACGCCTGGCAG ATCACCAAGGGAAGAAACTGCTATGAGATTGCAGATGGGAAGGATCAATCTCGGGGCAACTGGATGAG ATGCAAAGCCGTAGAATCATCCATGTCCATCATGCTCTCTGGCCTTCTCCAGTCAGAAGTCCCTCAGTCAACATGTAGAAGGCACCCACTCCTCTCAGATCTCCCCAGGAACATCTGGAAGAAAGCACCGTGGACCAGAGAATCCCTGCCCTGGCTATCAGAGTCAGGAGCAACAACTTTCTGA